Proteins encoded together in one Lathyrus oleraceus cultivar Zhongwan6 chromosome 5, CAAS_Psat_ZW6_1.0, whole genome shotgun sequence window:
- the LOC127079664 gene encoding uncharacterized protein LOC127079664 produces MELGRRNTKKYTFKCPDLTELKKLGSMVVSPEDFRAQYGRLMGILKTKVEDGVLNTLVQFYDPLYHCFTFPHYQLMPTLEEYSYWFGLPVSDKLPFSGSEKTPTSTAIAEALHLETSVVKDNFTKKGGILGLTSRFLLEKAFIFAEANSRDAFEAIFSLLIYGIVLFPNIDDFVDVNAVRIFLIGNPIPTLLGDTYHSIHHRTKKGGGTILCCVPLLYKWFISHFPRSRLFRENPQKLRWSQRFMSIDQGSIHWYNPSYDIGVIIDSYGFFYLNDKESSGLKDKIIHSWCNIHRKGKDRLGRKNCVAFEPYTQWVCARASELKMPYALEKPSFPYVITSSSTIPIWNREEFE; encoded by the exons ATGGAACTTGGAAGGAGGAATACCAAGAAATACACTTTCAAATGTCCTGACTTAACAGAGTTGAAGAAGCTTGGTTCTATGGTAGTTAGTCCAGAGGATTTCAGAGCTCAGTATGGAAGACTTATGGGTATcttgaagaccaaggttgaagatggAGTTCTTAACACACtggtacagttttatgatccactataccattgcttcacatttccacACTACCAGCTTATGCCTACTCTAGAAGAATACTCTTATTGGTTTGGCTTGCCAGTCTCTGACAAATTACCATTCAGTGGTTCAGAGAAGACCCCTACATCAACAGCTATTGCAGAAGCACTTCACCTAGAAACGTCTGTTGTGAAGGACAACTTCACTAAAAAAGGAGGGATTCTAGGTCTAACCTCTAGATTCCTGTTGGAGAAAGCCTTTATCTTTGCAGAAGCAAATAGTAGAGATGCCTTTGAAGCCATTTTTTCTCTACTCATTTATGGAATTGTACTCTTCCCAAACATTGATGACTTTGTGGATGTTAATGCTGTACGAATCTTCTTAATTGGTAACCCAATACCCACATTACTTGGAGATACCTACCATTCTATCCATCACAGGACTAAGAAAGGTGGTGGAACCATTCTTTGTTGTGTGCCTCTcctatataagtggtttatttctcactttcCCAGATCCAGGCTCTTCAGGGAGAATCCACAGAAGCTCAGATGGTCTCAGAGGTTCATGTCCATTGATCAAGGGAGTATACATTGGTATAACCCCTCCTATGATATTGGAGTAATTATTGACAGCTATG GTTTCTTTTACCTCAATGACAAAGAGAGTTCCGGTTTGAAGGATAAAATCATACATTCTTGGTGCAACATTCACAGAAAAGGAAAAGACCGATTAGGAAGaaagaattgtgttgcttttgAGCCCTACACCCAATGGGTTTGTGCTAGAGCCAGTGAACTTAAGATGCCATATGCTCTTGAGAAGCCCTCATTCCCTTACGTTATAACATCATCATCCACCATTCCTATTTGGAATAGGGAAGAGTTTGAATAA